The genomic window TTCCAAAGGCTGGGTCATATGATGGGCGTCGCAACTTAAGCCATATCCGAGTATCTCAGCATAGATTTTTGCGCCACGGTCCTGGGCATGCTCAAGCGACTCTAAAAGCAAAATACCCGCTCCTTCACCCAACATCATGCCTTTCCTGTTTTTATCAAAAGGCTGACATTTCTCGGGAGCCATGGCCAATAAACGATTAAATCCGGTGAAAGCGACTCTGGAAAAAGCATCGACGCCGCCGCAGAAGAATACATCCCCCTCTCCTTGACGGATCAAATCAAAGCCATATCCGGTTGCATAATTAGCCGAAGAGCATGCGGTCGGCATGACCGCATTAAAACCATCGGAAGAAAAATGTGTCGCGACATTCACGGAAAGATTGTTGGAGGTATACCGCACGATCAAATCTTCAACTAGGCCGGATTGACCACTTTCGACCCATATCCTATCAAGTTTTTCCAAAATCTGGGTCTCTCCCATGGTTGTCCCAAGCAAAACGCCGGCCTTCTCAATCCGGCGTTCTTTTAGACCCGCATCTTCCAAGGCCAACTTCGTTGCCACAATGGCCATCTGGGAGGCACGGCCAAGGTGTTTGATTTTTCTCTTATCGATAAAATGTTCCGGACAGAAATTTTTGACTTCTCCACCCTTATGAATAGGATAATCCGAAGTGTCAAAAGCCTCTATATCAGAGATCCCCGATTGTCCGGCGACAAGATTCTTCCAGAAC from Patescibacteria group bacterium includes these protein-coding regions:
- a CDS encoding beta-ketoacyl-[acyl-carrier-protein] synthase family protein, which codes for MKPSSEAKDIKRRVVVTGLGVVSSIGIGVEEFWKNLVAGQSGISDIEAFDTSDYPIHKGGEVKNFCPEHFIDKRKIKHLGRASQMAIVATKLALEDAGLKERRIEKAGVLLGTTMGETQILEKLDRIWVESGQSGLVEDLIVRYTSNNLSVNVATHFSSDGFNAVMPTACSSANYATGYGFDLIRQGEGDVFFCGGVDAFSRVAFTGFNRLLAMAPEKCQPFDKNRKGMMLGEGAGILLLESLEHAQDRGAKIYAEILGYGLSCDAHHMTQPLEEGIVRCMEKALKNAGVSEDQIDYISAHGTGTPQNDKVECAALKRVFGERLKSIPCSSIKSILGHTMGAASAVESIACCLSIRDQVLPPTINFETSDEDCAIFCVPNVAIRHKLKIALNNSCAFGGNNCSILFKNEYF